From Weissella confusa, a single genomic window includes:
- a CDS encoding APC family permease, which yields MNDQNKLNRTMTLLPAISTVMGTVIGAGVFFKASSVAQSTGSTSMSLFVWILGGLISLAAGLTGAELAAALPQTGGMLVYIERAYGKLPSYLLGWAQIVVYFPASVAAKGVIFGTQVANLFHLPTSAIIPAGIIAVASVFLINLLGSKIAGQFQSITLFFKLIPLALIIIFGLLQPGGVDVSLFPVEPGSQAGSWATAVGAGLLATMYAYDGWIHVGNIAGEMKNPQKDLPRAIAGGLIGIMVIYLLVNFVYLHSLPLSAISGNENAASDVAQHIFGGFGGKLITIGILISIYGTLNGYTMTGMRLPYAMALENELPFSKQLVKLNRYQIPYVAGIFQLVLAIALMFIGGFDMLTDMLIFVIWLFYTLVFVAVIKLRITEPDLPRPYKVPLYPVVPIIGIAGGVFIIVMTLISEFQLAMIGLILTLAGLPLYFYMQSRKRRQN from the coding sequence ATGAACGATCAAAACAAACTGAATCGTACAATGACGCTTTTGCCAGCCATTTCGACTGTCATGGGAACTGTTATTGGAGCGGGTGTCTTTTTTAAAGCATCTAGTGTTGCACAATCTACTGGTTCAACCAGTATGTCTCTATTCGTTTGGATTTTGGGCGGATTGATTAGTTTAGCTGCCGGGTTGACCGGTGCTGAACTCGCTGCCGCATTGCCACAAACTGGTGGAATGCTGGTCTACATCGAACGAGCCTATGGTAAGTTACCAAGTTACTTGCTAGGTTGGGCACAAATTGTTGTGTACTTCCCAGCAAGTGTGGCAGCGAAGGGGGTTATCTTCGGTACCCAAGTCGCCAACTTGTTCCACTTGCCAACGAGTGCGATTATTCCAGCAGGAATCATTGCTGTTGCATCAGTCTTTTTGATTAACTTGCTTGGATCTAAGATTGCTGGACAATTCCAATCAATCACGTTGTTCTTTAAGTTAATCCCATTGGCATTGATCATCATCTTTGGTTTGCTACAACCAGGTGGTGTTGATGTTAGCTTGTTCCCAGTTGAACCAGGTTCACAAGCCGGTTCATGGGCTACGGCTGTCGGTGCCGGACTTTTGGCCACGATGTATGCCTATGATGGATGGATTCACGTTGGTAACATTGCCGGTGAAATGAAGAACCCACAAAAGGACTTGCCACGTGCAATCGCCGGTGGGTTGATTGGTATCATGGTCATTTACTTGCTTGTTAACTTTGTTTACTTGCACTCATTGCCATTGTCAGCTATCTCAGGAAATGAAAACGCCGCTAGTGATGTGGCGCAACACATTTTCGGTGGCTTTGGTGGTAAGTTGATTACGATTGGTATCTTAATTTCAATCTACGGTACGCTAAACGGCTACACGATGACGGGAATGCGTTTGCCATATGCCATGGCCTTGGAAAACGAGTTGCCATTCTCAAAGCAATTGGTTAAGTTGAACCGTTACCAAATCCCATACGTGGCTGGTATCTTCCAACTTGTTTTGGCCATTGCTTTGATGTTTATCGGTGGTTTCGACATGCTAACTGACATGTTGATCTTCGTTATCTGGCTATTCTATACGTTGGTATTCGTTGCCGTTATCAAGTTACGTATTACCGAACCTGATTTGCCACGACCTTACAAGGTGCCATTGTATCCAGTCGTACCAATCATTGGTATCGCTGGTGGGGTATTCATCATTGTCATGACATTGATTTCAGAGTTCCAACTTGCCATGATTGGTCTGATTTTGACTCTAGCCGGATTGCCATTGTACTTCTACATGCAATCACGCAAGCGTCGTCAAAACTAA
- a CDS encoding GNAT family N-acetyltransferase, whose translation MIIRPLEKVDLEFIYQQENTRNAMALWFEEPYSSFDELSLLYDKHILDQSERRFIVQEDDGTPVGVVEIMDIDLLHRTAEIQVYINSTFTGNGYATKAMAYGVRYGFNNLNLHKLYLYVDVKNASAIHIYEKLGFRKEGTLIEQFFAEGQYHDSYFMGMLHNEYRDWVANHQ comes from the coding sequence ATGATAATACGACCATTAGAGAAAGTAGACTTAGAGTTTATCTATCAACAAGAGAACACCCGCAATGCGATGGCGTTGTGGTTTGAGGAACCTTATTCTTCATTTGACGAGTTAAGCCTGCTATACGATAAACACATCTTAGACCAGAGCGAACGACGTTTTATTGTTCAAGAAGATGATGGCACGCCGGTTGGAGTTGTTGAGATTATGGATATCGATTTGCTGCATCGAACTGCTGAGATTCAGGTATACATCAACAGTACTTTCACTGGGAATGGCTATGCCACAAAGGCAATGGCTTATGGTGTGCGTTATGGGTTTAACAACTTAAACTTACATAAGCTATACCTGTACGTTGATGTGAAAAACGCCTCTGCAATTCATATCTACGAAAAGCTAGGCTTCCGAAAAGAAGGGACGTTGATCGAGCAATTCTTTGCTGAAGGGCAATATCACGACTCTTATTTCATGGGGATGTTGCATAACGAATACCGTGATTGGGTTGCTAACCACCAATAA
- a CDS encoding serine hydrolase domain-containing protein: MKRLHFGIGIAVITIVAVGAFIGLNEPNKVAQEKAPTTKHQKPIKVDVNQTVAPSGALGTQIDQRVKDSHHSGTLLVAQNGKIIINQGYGLANKSANTPTTAKSLYGIASIQKNLTAILVMQQVAAGKIHLTDKVSQYLPELPDADTVTVQQLLNMTAGYNQVGKTEAKLDETGYVDFGLKHLTMDQRGAWYYSAGNYVALVGILRQVTGKSYEQLLDNTFKKNFAIDYTNYNDFITSPNRVENYGTDGNPYFDNPSIFNREVGTGSIEMTAGNLYKLLHEELAGKLINKTLLQQMLVTGPNENYAAGMYDDGNAYRLHGVLLGFEPSVKTTKDGKTMVIWLSNENKAQTKENYTMVNQLFDMVTAKPVTQ; encoded by the coding sequence ATGAAACGGCTACATTTCGGCATCGGTATTGCTGTCATCACGATTGTCGCAGTGGGCGCTTTTATTGGTTTGAATGAACCAAATAAAGTGGCCCAAGAAAAAGCACCAACCACCAAGCATCAAAAGCCTATAAAGGTTGATGTCAATCAAACTGTTGCGCCATCGGGTGCTTTAGGGACTCAGATTGATCAACGGGTAAAGGATAGTCATCATAGTGGCACACTCTTGGTTGCCCAAAACGGCAAAATCATCATTAACCAAGGATATGGTTTAGCCAATAAATCAGCAAATACGCCTACAACTGCAAAATCACTATACGGTATCGCGTCAATTCAAAAGAATTTAACAGCCATCCTGGTCATGCAGCAAGTTGCAGCTGGTAAAATTCACCTAACAGACAAAGTAAGCCAATATTTGCCAGAATTACCCGACGCCGACACGGTCACTGTACAACAGTTGTTGAACATGACAGCTGGGTACAACCAAGTTGGTAAGACGGAAGCCAAGTTGGATGAAACCGGCTATGTTGATTTTGGACTCAAACATCTAACCATGGATCAACGTGGCGCCTGGTATTATTCAGCGGGTAATTACGTCGCCTTGGTTGGCATACTACGTCAAGTGACTGGTAAGTCATACGAACAACTACTAGACAATACTTTTAAAAAGAACTTTGCCATTGACTACACGAACTATAATGATTTCATCACTAGTCCTAATCGTGTTGAGAATTACGGGACTGATGGTAATCCATATTTCGATAACCCAAGCATTTTCAATCGCGAAGTCGGCACTGGTAGTATTGAAATGACGGCTGGTAATTTATACAAGTTGTTGCATGAAGAACTAGCTGGTAAGTTGATTAATAAGACCTTGCTGCAACAGATGCTTGTGACCGGTCCGAATGAAAACTATGCCGCTGGGATGTATGACGATGGCAATGCGTACCGTCTCCATGGTGTTTTGCTAGGGTTTGAACCTTCCGTTAAAACGACCAAGGATGGTAAAACGATGGTCATTTGGTTAAGTAACGAGAATAAGGCGCAGACCAAAGAAAACTACACAATGGTCAATCAACTCTTTGACATGGTAACTGCTAAGCCGGTCACACAATAA
- the hemH gene encoding ferrochelatase, with protein MTTGVLLVNLGTPASPSNADIKPYLKEFLSDPNVIHVPKPIWQVILNGFILPMRTWRSATFYREIWLPDGSPLTVYTAKLAKNLRNLRPDWLVDYAMTYGEPTIPNQLDQLRKNGADDIIVVPLFPQYSTTTTKTIVEKATAADPNAQIILSYETHPAYIEALADKIKQDWQGNSYDKLMLSYHGIPTSYVRQGDDYLKQVTATTEALKTALQLDDNQIVQTFQSKFGPTPWLKPYTSHVLTELPIYGDKNVLVATPGFVIDSLETLNELKITAAQTFKAAGGDRFGLVSPLNDDPALAKMYESIVSDYVR; from the coding sequence ATGACAACAGGCGTGTTGTTGGTAAATTTAGGAACGCCAGCTAGTCCGAGCAACGCTGACATTAAGCCATATTTAAAAGAATTTTTATCGGACCCAAATGTCATTCATGTGCCAAAACCAATTTGGCAAGTGATTTTGAACGGGTTTATTTTGCCGATGCGTACATGGCGCTCAGCAACCTTTTATCGTGAAATCTGGTTACCAGACGGGTCGCCATTAACTGTCTACACAGCAAAGTTGGCCAAGAATTTGCGAAACCTGCGACCAGATTGGTTAGTTGACTACGCGATGACATACGGTGAACCGACAATTCCGAATCAACTTGATCAATTACGTAAAAACGGTGCTGATGATATTATCGTTGTGCCACTATTCCCACAATACTCAACAACGACAACCAAAACAATCGTTGAAAAAGCAACTGCAGCCGATCCAAATGCACAGATTATCTTGTCGTATGAGACGCATCCAGCGTATATCGAAGCCTTGGCGGACAAGATTAAGCAAGACTGGCAAGGAAACAGCTACGATAAGTTAATGTTGTCGTATCACGGTATTCCCACGAGTTATGTGCGTCAGGGGGATGATTACTTAAAGCAGGTAACGGCAACCACCGAAGCACTTAAAACAGCTTTGCAATTGGACGACAATCAAATCGTCCAAACATTCCAATCAAAGTTTGGCCCAACGCCGTGGTTAAAGCCATATACTAGTCACGTTTTGACGGAGTTGCCGATTTACGGTGATAAAAACGTATTAGTTGCAACGCCCGGGTTTGTGATTGACTCGCTCGAGACCTTGAACGAATTAAAGATTACTGCTGCGCAAACGTTTAAGGCAGCAGGAGGCGACCGTTTCGGCTTGGTATCACCACTAAATGACGATCCAGCATTGGCGAAGATGTACGAAAGCATTGTGAGTGATTATGTTCGATAA
- a CDS encoding helix-turn-helix domain-containing protein, translated as MEYSTGEMGPSTLHYTFEKANAADFAVNGVAEVVQPKINDKLIEHYLDLCERHPTWTFGQIASGLHVDAATLRQLETVTNSKLRSAKVR; from the coding sequence ATGGAATACTCTACTGGTGAAATGGGCCCAAGCACCTTGCATTACACGTTCGAAAAAGCCAACGCTGCAGATTTTGCAGTAAACGGGGTGGCTGAAGTCGTACAACCAAAAATTAACGACAAACTTATCGAACACTATCTAGATTTGTGCGAACGTCATCCAACTTGGACGTTTGGCCAAATTGCAAGTGGCTTGCACGTCGATGCAGCAACTTTGCGGCAACTAGAAACAGTCACAAACAGTAAATTACGCTCTGCCAAAGTCAGGTAG
- a CDS encoding Nramp family divalent metal transporter, whose amino-acid sequence MFDKRFFQRFLSYAGASSLVAIGYMDPGNWLTAIVGGNLFHWWILPVMTLAIVFAIVLQLVSARLGIVTGKNLAELVAPALSKPVRIGFWAFNELAMIATDLTAVVGTAIALHLLFGWSLQVTTLLTVFDIIIFLWLFKFGVRRIELLAVAVMIVVTIGFIFVLQPHRLAETQPVHEPLRSFGWLSVSLVGAIIMPHNLYLHSELAKARPYNRENDAEVRDMLRMAKWDTTIHLLGSWVVNVLLVLMGWFVFTEIGHSNVMFSALYDTLKPTVMAPIFAIALLLTGLIASIASTLAGQIVMTGLLHWRLPMVWRRIITRAFTLVPVIIIVFLYNGQEQALSELIIVAQYSLAVMLPANLAVMWWAMRRLPTRWQFPPIIQKVVVGVALVVGVFSLLELII is encoded by the coding sequence ATGTTCGATAAGCGATTTTTCCAACGGTTCTTGTCATACGCCGGCGCTTCGTCATTAGTGGCAATTGGGTACATGGATCCCGGTAATTGGTTAACCGCCATCGTGGGTGGAAACTTGTTCCATTGGTGGATATTACCAGTTATGACATTAGCCATTGTATTTGCAATTGTCTTGCAGTTGGTTAGTGCGCGACTAGGAATTGTTACGGGTAAAAACCTAGCTGAATTGGTTGCACCAGCGTTGTCTAAGCCAGTCCGAATCGGGTTTTGGGCATTCAATGAACTAGCGATGATCGCGACTGATTTGACAGCCGTGGTTGGTACAGCAATTGCCTTACACTTATTGTTTGGTTGGTCACTCCAAGTAACCACATTATTGACTGTTTTCGATATTATTATTTTTTTGTGGTTGTTTAAATTCGGTGTCCGTCGTATCGAGTTGCTAGCTGTCGCCGTGATGATCGTTGTCACGATTGGTTTTATTTTTGTTTTACAACCACATCGTTTGGCAGAGACCCAACCAGTACACGAACCATTGCGCTCATTCGGTTGGCTAAGTGTTAGTTTGGTTGGCGCCATCATCATGCCACACAACTTGTATTTACATTCTGAATTGGCTAAGGCACGGCCATACAACCGGGAAAACGATGCAGAGGTGCGTGATATGCTGCGAATGGCAAAGTGGGATACAACAATCCACTTGCTTGGTTCTTGGGTCGTTAACGTGCTGTTGGTGTTAATGGGATGGTTTGTCTTTACTGAAATTGGACATAGTAATGTGATGTTCAGTGCGCTCTACGATACGTTGAAGCCAACAGTCATGGCACCAATTTTTGCAATTGCGCTTTTGCTAACCGGTTTGATCGCATCAATTGCCAGTACATTAGCTGGTCAAATTGTCATGACAGGGTTGTTGCATTGGCGTTTGCCAATGGTATGGCGCCGTATAATCACACGTGCATTTACACTAGTGCCTGTGATTATCATTGTCTTTTTGTACAATGGCCAAGAGCAGGCGTTGTCGGAACTGATTATTGTGGCACAATATAGTCTAGCCGTGATGTTACCAGCTAACTTGGCTGTCATGTGGTGGGCTATGCGTCGCTTACCAACACGCTGGCAGTTC
- a CDS encoding SLC13 family permease, translated as MPTFIKKILSDKTLAITTILSVIALLFGQVAWTDINVHTIVALAALLLLVGVYERTGVLVAIATTIIQKSRTTRQVILVTLLLSFFGSMIFTNDVAILTLVPIFVTIARKLELKMVLPVIFITIFANLGSAFTPFGNPQNLYLASHYHLTLGHFLQLSLPIGVFNLVFLLLSPFAFKNNPINDIELTATPLEKRTVIILVISTLLVLAGILNLFPIWGALLVSVITALLLNRQTFGQIDYGILLMFVEFFIIVGALSRIDWVSDMIKLGMTTPAMTFITGAISSQFISNVPAAVLLSNFTSHVSPLYLGVTTGGLGTLIASLANLLAWRQFAQHTSDQSWHFPLRAMLINGGLLIIYLIIGLLLIMLKLN; from the coding sequence ATGCCAACATTCATCAAAAAAATACTATCTGACAAAACTTTAGCGATTACGACTATCTTGAGTGTTATCGCATTACTATTTGGCCAAGTGGCGTGGACGGATATCAACGTTCATACAATTGTGGCGTTGGCCGCCTTATTGCTACTAGTTGGTGTGTACGAGCGAACTGGGGTATTGGTGGCTATCGCGACGACCATTATCCAAAAGAGTCGCACGACGCGCCAAGTTATTTTAGTGACGCTGTTGCTGTCATTCTTTGGATCAATGATTTTTACCAACGACGTGGCCATTCTAACATTGGTACCAATTTTTGTGACCATCGCCCGCAAACTTGAGCTAAAGATGGTGTTACCAGTCATCTTTATCACGATTTTTGCGAACCTAGGTAGTGCGTTCACACCGTTTGGTAATCCACAAAACTTGTATCTGGCATCACACTATCATTTAACGCTAGGACACTTTTTGCAACTGTCACTACCAATCGGCGTGTTTAACTTGGTGTTCTTGTTACTCAGTCCGTTTGCCTTTAAAAACAACCCAATCAATGACATCGAACTAACTGCAACCCCATTAGAGAAGCGGACTGTTATCATCTTGGTGATTAGCACACTGTTGGTACTAGCCGGCATTTTAAATCTCTTTCCAATCTGGGGTGCCTTGTTAGTCAGTGTCATCACGGCATTGCTCCTTAACCGCCAAACATTTGGCCAAATCGATTATGGCATCCTGCTGATGTTCGTCGAGTTCTTCATCATTGTGGGGGCGCTCAGTCGCATTGACTGGGTATCAGACATGATTAAACTTGGCATGACGACACCGGCGATGACATTTATCACGGGGGCCATCTCCAGCCAATTCATCAGTAACGTACCGGCAGCCGTGCTGTTGTCAAACTTCACAAGCCACGTTTCACCACTGTATCTTGGTGTCACAACTGGTGGATTAGGCACATTAATTGCATCGTTGGCCAACTTACTCGCTTGGCGCCAATTTGCGCAACATACGAGCGATCAATCATGGCATTTCCCATTGCGCGCGATGCTGATTAACGGCGGACTACTCATTATCTACTTGATTATTGGGTTGCTACTGATTATGCTAAAGCTTAACTAA